GCCGGCGATCTCGGCCCGCCCGGTGACGTCGGCGTGGATCGCGTGCGGCACCGCGCCGTGCAGCAACCGCAGCAGCGTCGACTTGCCCGACCCGCTCGGCCCCAGCACCAGGACGCCCTCGCCGGGACCGATGACCAGGTCGAACGGGCCGACGCCGTCCCCGGAGCCGAAGACCGCCTCGAGCCCCGAGGTGGCGACCAGCGCGGCGCCGGGCACCTCAGCGCTCCCGCCGCTGGGCCGGGACACCGACCCCGCCGCGCGCCGCGGTGAACTGGTCCAGCACGCCGGTGGCCCGCAGCGCGTCCACGACGACCCGGGCCAGCAGGCCGCCCAGCACCACCCCGGACGCCAGTTGCAGCGCCAGCCGCAGGGGCCAGATGTCCTGGCCGAACCAGTCGAACCGGAACGCGGAGAAGCAGAAGACGAACCCCGCGCCGAGCAGTCCCGACACCGCGAACCGCGCCCAGCCGAAGCGCCGGTAGCGTCCCAGCGCGAAGGGCAGCTCGCTGCCCGCGCCCTGGATGGCGGCCGCCACCATGAGCAGCGGACCCACCGGCGAGCCCAGGAAGACCACCTCGACCACCGAGGCGATCACCTCGGCGATGATGCCCACGAACGGACGCCGGATGATCGCCACGGCGATCGGCGCCACGATCAGCCACCCCCCGAGCAGCACGTGCTGGGCCAGGTCCCCGGCGGGCCCCATCAGGACGGCGAGCAGATTCCACGCCTGCACCAGCACCCAGTACA
Above is a window of Propioniciclava coleopterorum DNA encoding:
- a CDS encoding ECF transporter S component, with product MSTPEPAARGTRALPLRDIVLMVMLGVVFGFLYWVLVQAWNLLAVLMGPAGDLAQHVLLGGWLIVAPIAVAIIRRPFVGIIAEVIASVVEVVFLGSPVGPLLMVAAAIQGAGSELPFALGRYRRFGWARFAVSGLLGAGFVFCFSAFRFDWFGQDIWPLRLALQLASGVVLGGLLARVVVDALRATGVLDQFTAARGGVGVPAQRRER